One stretch of Podospora bellae-mahoneyi strain CBS 112042 chromosome 2, whole genome shotgun sequence DNA includes these proteins:
- the CDC15 gene encoding Protein kinase of the Mitotic Exit Network (EggNog:ENOG503NU2U; COG:T): MAPPPPPPPPIGTSGSDRAAAAYHQGGGNGGKLQQQQQQQAVVGSSKTPGTPRREQSYRLEKPVQDPGLKDYRLGDCIGKGAFGSVYKAFNWGTGEAVAVKQIKLVDVPKSELRMVEVEIDLLKNLNHPNIVKYVGFVKTAECLNIILEYCENGSLHSICKAYGKFPENLVGVYMAQVLQGLQYLHDQGVIHRDIKGANILTTKDGTVKLADFGVSTSQFMTGNDKEAQVVGTPYWMAPEIIQLSGATSASDIWSVGCTVIELLQGKPPYHNLAAMPALFAIVNDDHPPLPEGVSPVARDFLMACFQKDPNLRVTAKKLMKHPWIIGCRRTDAPVSRPPANFNQAVEEVKQWNKALRSSEHNMRVSIGSDQSNGPISQRPNLATNIRGPLTLVTKQRPTPDAFRSPEVPDDDNWDNDFASAISPTALHLPHIKGQDNFGGLLSSDRLKAFASIDSHQDSENWDDNFEGELLTIKGPKHWSESFDAQEQTIRPRPKKSSDRLSEKHRRQRSRDSRVSKSPTKQQLLGNNGKFELPPRPDLLYREQSGDNDYSDLFADNEGVFDRRLGVVKEAPQLFHPSDLTSPPPRSATQHQQPPLGASIRRPNSSRPPATTGSSLQPPEPPVRRTRSQVEITKFAEDEQDEDFSDIFGVVPGTDNATSFLKNEATAEESDRGSEDGQQQQQQLVLSKLSNSSWLGDDDGDEDDPFAMMEEPGWMDEMDLAANIARDRHARMAEKVESLVKSLSKMRQVEDEEVLGELAEDLLAYLWEGGEEVKGLIMGAHGLLPILEILEGCGVKSRGGMVLGLLRIVNAIILDDVELQENLCFVGGIPIVTKFAARQYSNEIRLEAAAFVRQMYQTSTLTLQMFVSAGGLNVLVEFLDEDYETSQDLVLIGVNGIWNVFELQGPTPKNDFCRIFSRSKILDPLAAILHKVLDEERGDELSELVEGRIVGIFYLFSQAEAYVKEVVAERQVLKTVLKDLRRMTPAHQITMLKFIKNMSQCSAVLDALHSADAIDFLIDVLSLSMKKGQKHFREISNQVLNTMFNLCRLSKERQEYAASNGIIPLLLKIMKTDRPPKEFVLPILCDMAHSGSKGRRYLWQNHGLEFYVTLLADQYWQVTALDAIHVWLQEETAKVESHLMDGMFMTAIVSCFNPAKANAFDPNLLEPLLKVLRLSPAVAASLAKAEMYAGIAQKLGHKKAVVRLNLLRLVRNIMDGCEAHNLSMSSNNSSNTGKHLRALFDDIQGLADKDPAVLVRNLAGELVRAHFGNDLQHEALALSGLGLGNSVQGSMGGSVGGAGVGAGRSRSGPRRNTSYTPPGGLHLSGGGGGPHTPTGHRASQSSSSAAAYIEVANSTPKRTAVGLAQDREAALFRPRSREGAVVATSIPRRVSQDATAAGLAMSPSSGSGVKSRLPRTSHSHFTRPSLSTAASMPITATRAERSDSSLSSREHVMGRLRSGSSISITGASQYSASPTSSSFLSAAGFNLVNPSSSNRPSSSSAAFGHQARRDSHSQSRSYFSQSARQDSSSSERFSQSARQDGADRLGERLERIERERDASGGSGSTSLSTGSSGTTATTATSGQSGNKVRRARAPSSISRMESVSDVNLPAGGRDGGDNKGRWP; the protein is encoded by the exons atggcaccaccaccaccaccaccgccgccgataGGAACCTCTGGTTCGGacagggcggcggcggcataTCATCAAGGcggtgggaatggggggaagctacagcaacagcaacaacagcaggcggtggtgggcagcagcaagacaccggggacgccgaggagggagcagaGTTATCGGTTGGAGAAGCCGGTGCAGGATCCGGGGTTGAAGGATTAT AGACTAGGAGACTGCATCGGAAAGGGAGCTTTCGGATCTGTCTACAAGGCCTTTAATTGGGGGAccggggaggcggtggctgTTAAGCAGATCAAGCTGGTGGATGTGCCGAAGAGTGAGCTGCGTATGGTTGAG GTTGAAATCGATTTGTTGAAGAATCTCAAT CATCCGAATATCGTCAAGTATGTCGGGTTTGTCAAGACGGCCGAGTGCTTGAATATCATCCTTGA GTACTGCGAAAATGGATCACTGCATTCGATTTGCAAGGCGTACGGAAAGTTTCCCGAGAACTTGGTGGGCGTGTACATGGCTCAGGTCCTACAGGGCTTGCAGTATCTGCACGACCAGGGTGTGATTCACAGGGACATCAAGGGGGCGAATATACTGACGACCAAGGATGGGACGGTCAAGCTGGCCGACTTTGGCGTTTCGACGAGCCAGTTCATGACGGGGAACGACAAGGAGGCTCAGGTGGTGGGGACCCCGTACTGGATGGCGCCAGAGATTATTCAGCTGTCGGGTGCGACGTCGGCGAGCGATATCTGGAGCGTCGGGTGTACGGTTATTGAGCTGCTGCAGGGGAAGCCGCCGTATCATAACTTGGCGGCTATGCCGGCGCTGTTTGCCATTGTTAATGATGATCACCCTCCTTTGCCTGAGGGGGTGTCTCcg GTTGCGAGGGACTTTCTTATGGCTTGTTTTCAGAAAGATCCGAATCTGAGGGTTACGGCGAAGAAGCTGATGAAGCACCCGTGGATTATTGGGTGCAGGAGGACGGACGCTCCGGTGTCGAGACCACCTGCCAACTTCAACCaggcggttgaggaggttaAGCAGTGGAATAAGGCTCTCAGGTCTTCGGAGCACAACATGAGAGTCTCGATTGGGTCTGATCAGAGCAACGGCCCGATCAGCCAGCGGCCGAACCTGGCTACGAACATCAGGGGCCCCTTGACGCTGGTGACGAAGCAGAGACCTACTCCCGATGCGTTCAGATCACCAGAGGTacccgacgacgacaactgGGACAACGACTTTGCGTCTGCTATCTCGCCCACGGCTCTTCACCTCCCGCATATCAAGGGGCAGGATAactttggggggttgttgtccAGCGACCGGCTCAAGGCGTTTGCTTCTATTGACAGCCACCAGGACTCGGAAAACTGGGATGATAACTTTGAGGGGGAGCTGCTGACGATCAAAGGGCCAAAGCACTGGTCTGAGAGCTTTGATGCGCAGGAGCAGACGATACGGCCACGGCCGAAGAAGAGCAGTGACCGGTTGAGTGAGAAGCATAGGAGGCAGAGGAGCAGGGATAGCAGGGTGTCAAAGTCACCGACGAAGCAGCAGTTGTTGGGGAACAACGGCAAGTTTGAGCTACCGCCGAGGCCAGATTTGCTGTATCGGGAGCAGTCGGGGGACAATGATTATTCGGATTTGTTTGCGGATAACGAGGGGGTTTTTGACAGGAGATTGGGGGTTGTCAAG GAAGCTCCACAGCTGTTCCACCCCTCGGATCTCACCAGTCCTCCACCGAGATCGGCcactcaacaccagcaacctCCCTTGGGGGCTAGCATAAGGAGACCTAACTCCTCGAGACCGCCAGCAACGACGGGGTCGTCGTTACAGCCGCCTGAACCGCCTGTTCGAAGGACGAGATCGCAAGTGGAGATTACAAAGTttgccgaggacgagcagGACGAGGATTTCTCGGATATATTTGGCGTTGTCCCGGGGACTGACAACGCGACGTCTTTCTTGAAGAACGAGGCGACGGCTGAAGAAAGTGATAGGGGGAGTGAAGatggtcagcagcagcagcagcagctggtgCTGAGTAAGCTGTCGAATAGCAGCTGGCTtggggacgacgacggggacgaggacgatCCGTTTGCCATGATGGAGGAGCCGGGGTGGATGGACGAGATGGATTTGGCGGCGAATATTGCGAGAGATCGACATGCTAGGATGGcggagaaggtggagagTTTGGTGAAGAGTTTGTCCAAGATGAggcaggtggaggatgaggaggtgttgggggagctggCCGAGGATTTGCTGGCGTatttgtgggaggggggggaggaggtgaaggggctGATCATGGGGGCGCATGGGCTGCTGCCGATATtggagattttggaggggtgTGGGGTTAAGAGTCGGGGGGgcatggtgttggggttgttgaggattGTTAATGCG ATTatccttgatgatgtggaGTTGCAAGAGAACTTGTGCTTCGTCGGTGGGATACCGATCGTCACCAAGTTTGCCGCCAGACAGTACTCGAATGAGATTCGGCTCGAGGCTGCGGCGTTTGTGAGGCAGATGTATCAGACTTCTACCCTGACATTGCAAATGTTTGTCAGCGCGGGCGGGTTGAATGTCTTGGTGGAGTTTCTGGATGAGGACTATGAGACGAGTCAGGATCTGGTGCTGATTGGGGTGAATGGGATATGGAATGTGTTTGAGCTGCAGGGGCCGACGCCGAAGAATGATTTCTGCCGGATTTTCAGCAGGAGCAAGATTTTGGATCCGCTGGCGGCGATATTGCACAAGGTGCTGGACGAGGAGCGGGGGGATGAGCTGAgcgagttggtggaggggaggattgTGGGGATTTTTTATCTGTTCTCCCAGGCGGAGGCGTATgtgaaggaggttgtggcTGAGAGGCAGGTTTTAAAGA CGGTCCTCAAGGATCTGAGACGGATGACACCTGCTCATCAGATCACGATGCTCAAGTTCATCAAGAACATGTCGCAGTGCTCAGCGGTTTTGGATGCACTTCACTCGGCCGATGCGATTGATTTCTTGATCGATGTGCTGAGTCTCTCGATGAAGAAGGGACAGAAGCACTTCCGCGAGATCTCGAACCAAGTCCTCAACACCATGTTCAATCTTTGTCGACTAAGCAAAGAACGCCAAGAATATGCCGCCAGCAATGGGATTATTCCGCTACTCCTCAAAATCATGAAGACGGACCGCCCACCAAAGGAGTTTGTCCTGCCTATTCTCTGCGATATGGCACATTCCGGCAGCAAAGGGAGGAGGTATCTCTGGCAGAATCACGGATTGGAGTTTTACGTTACCCTGCTGGCTGATCAGTACTGGCAAGTCACTGCGCTGGATGCGATCCATGTCTGGCtgcaggaggagacggccAAGGTGGAGAGCCActtgatggatgggatgtTTATGACGGCTATTGTGAGCTGTTTTAACCCTGCCAAGGCGAATGCTTTTGATCCGAACCTTTTGGAGCCGTTGCTCAAAGTCTTGAGGCTGAGTCCTGCCGTGGCGGCGAGTCTGGCCAAGGCGGAGATGTACGCCGGGATTGCCCAGAAGCTGGGGCATaagaaggcggtggtgaggttgaatTTGCTGAGGCTGGTGAGGAATATTATGGATGGGTGCGAGGCGCATAATTTGAGTATGTCGTCCAACAACTCGTCCAACACGGGGAAGCACTTGAGGGCGTTGTTTGATGATATTCAGGGGTTGGCGGATAAGGACCCGGCGGTGCTGGTTAGGAATTTGGCtggggagctggtgagggCTCACTTTGGCAATGACCTGCAGCATGAGGCGCTGGCGTTgagtgggttggggttggggaacaGTGTTCAGGGGTCGATGGGGGGGTCGGTAGGAGGAGCGGGGGTGGGTGcggggaggagcaggagtgggccgaggaggaataCCAGTTATACGCCGCCTGGGGGCTTGCACttgagcggtggtggtggtgggccgCATACACCGACGGGGCATCGGGCTAGCCAGTCGAGCTCGAGTGCGGCGGCTTACATCGAGGTTGCGAATAGTACGCCGAAGAGGAcggcggtggggttggcGCAGGATAGGGAGGCGGCGTTGTTTCGGCCGAGGAGTAGAGAAGGGGCCGTGGTGGCGACGAGCATACCTAGGAGGGTGAGCCAAGATGCCACGGCGGCCGGGTTGGCGATGAGTCCGTCTTCTGGGTCGGGGGTGAAGAGTCggttgccgaggacgagccaTTCGCATTTTACACGGCCGAGCTTGTCGACTGCGGCGTCGATGCCTATTACCGCTACGAGGGCAGAGAGGAGTGATTCTTCTCTTAGCAGTCGGGAGCACGTCATGGGCCGGTTACGATCTGGATCGTCGATCTCCATCACGGGAGCGTCGCAGTACTCTGCCAGCCCGACAAGCTCTAGCTTTTTATCAGCAGCGGGTTTCAATCTTGTGAACCCGAGCAGTTCCAATAGACCGAGCAGTAGCTCTGCCGCGTTTGGGCACCAAGCCAGAAGGGATAGTCACTCCCAAAGCCGGAGTTATTTTAGCCAGAGTGCCCGgcaagacagcagcagcagtgagAGGTTCAGCCAGTCTGCGAGGCAGGACGGTGCTGATAGGTTAGGGGAGAGGCTGGAAAGGATAGAGAGGGAGCGGGATGCCAGTGGGGGGAGCGGATCGACTAGTTTGTCTACTGGGAGCAGCGGGACGACGGCTACGACGGCCACGTCTGGACAGAGCGGGAATAAAGtcaggagggcgagggcgccGAGTTCGATTTCGAGGATGGAGTCGGTTTCGGATGTGAACCTGCCGGCTGGGggacgggatgggggggaCAATAAGGGGAGGTGGCCTTAG
- a CDS encoding hypothetical protein (EggNog:ENOG503P7GV) — protein MGLRLYQAPVESDIQSKPAAEKSSAEARSTIRRHRLVRGYHSTRDHAREQVRERRRRVLEDAIWEPRRSPTLEPPPVPAVAHIAAVPVAGGNPNRRRLVNDTHWDPEQPRRRSPALEPPTDAASRYGRRRAYVGLDDRVITMFGERWAHLHAGSNPTQTQTDDDNSPILPRPTDSQLAAQDAYSNFQRRDRYMSRMEPLPMVSSLRSTQAPNHPSRSSTTSPAGAAPPFSRPASNTRGESYIFGDETSNPYTAGRRWVESRRQERAQRSGSTLLVPPAIGHGAAGIDGLGDRSRSLSPDGDNAWETLLTTIAPDPQPPSVGSSFASATASAAATQSTVAASSRTSFTNPQTVEVELASGCDNSDTDEDELEDDIRNFILPRARSTGRSWADVAGRSGSSSDDPSVFGGVEVMQRLVRSLAQREDIPDDWWAEVGLSRTLSREASAN, from the exons ATGGGTCTCCG GTTGTACCAAGCGCCGGTCGAGTCGGACATCCAATCCAAGCCTGCCGCTGAAAAAAGTTCGGCAGAAGCGCGCTCGACCATTCGCCGGCACCGTCTTGTCCGGGGATACCACAGCACGCGCGACCACGCACGGGAACAGGTCCGCgagcgccgccgccgcgttCTCGAGGATGCCATCTGGGAACCCCGCCGATCACCCACCCTGGAGCCGCCTCCCGTTCCTGCTGTTGCGCATATAGCAGCAGTTCCAGTTGCAGGGGGCAACCCCAACCGTCGCCGCCTTGTCAATGACACCCATTGGGATCCTGAGCAACCACGGCGCCGGTCACCCGCTCTAGAGCCACCCACCGATGCTGCTTCCAGATATGGCCGTCGTCGCGCCTACGTAGGGCTCGATGACCGAGTCATCACCATGTTTGGTGAGCGCTGGGCTCACCTGCACGCCGGCTCGAATCCGACTCAAACACAAACCGATGACGACAATTCCCCCATCCTACCTCGGCCAACCGATTCGCAGTTAGCTGCACAGGATGCCTACAGCAACTTTCAACGCCGCGACCGTTACATGTCTCGTATGGAACCGCTTCCCATGGTGTCGAGCCTCCGGAGTACCCAGGCTCCCAATCATCCG TCGCGGAGCTCCACTACATCCCCGGCGGGAGCTGCTCCTCCCTTCAGCAGACCAGCTTCGAACACACGGGGCGAATCGTACATTTTTGGTGATGAAACCTCAAATCCTTACACAGCCGGCCGTCGATGGGTTGAGTCCCGTCGGCAGGAACGCGCTCAGCGCAGCGGGTCAACCCTTCTTGTTCCCCCGGCTATTGGCCATGGTGCGGCGGGCATTGATGGTCTCGGTGACCGTAGCAGAAGTCTTAGTCCCGATGGCGACAATGCATGGGAGACGCTGTTAACCACGATTGCTCCGGATCCGCAGCCCCCGAGCGTCGGCTCTTCCTTTGCTTCTGCTACAGCATCGGCGGCTGCGACACAGAGCACCGTTGCTGCCTCTTCCAGGACCTctttcaccaacccccagacCGTCGAGGTGGAGCTCGCGTCGGGATGCGACAATTCCGACACagacgaggacgagctcGAGGATGATATTAGAAATTTTATCCTTCCCCGCGCTCGAAGCACCGGACGGTCATGGGCAGACGTTGCCGGGCGtagcggcagcagcagcgacgaCCCCTCGGTCTTTGGTGGAGTTGAGGTGATGCAGCGGCTCGTCCGCAGCCTTGCTCAACGTGAGGATATTCCAGACGACTGGTGGGCAGAGGTGGGATTGAGCAGGACTTTGTCCCGCGAGGCCTCGGCCAACTGA
- the FOL3_1 gene encoding folylpolyglutamate synthase (EggNog:ENOG503NU4B; COG:H; BUSCO:EOG09260KM4): MIDLGLARIGRLIKHTPQTWKAIHVAGTNGKGSICAYISAMLNAKGISCARFTSPHLVDRWDCIAINGKPVSESLFLEVERQVKQRDVSENIGASEFELLTATAFEIFNRQKVEYGVVEVGLGGRLDATNTLKQKSVTVISKIGLDHQSFLGNTIEEIALQKAGIIRQGVPCVVDGSNQQSVLQVIEQHAKETGASLQFPNATAVAEELAKSGETFEPHQIQNLAAAHLAFRLACPEHDAPLTSLLPAIKQLKWPGRLQKMSLENITGRQQDVLLDGAHNTQSAEALSGYVQRHLRSSGNPITWALAATQGKDMNGILSLLLQPGDQVVAVRFEPVDGMPWVKAADPKELLDLATQHGVDQSSVYSAGENVKDALTKASEMAGERPVVIAGSLYLVSSVLRLLREKSQDSSENAIWS; the protein is encoded by the coding sequence atGATTGATCTAGGGTTGGCCCGCATTGGCCGTCTCATCAAGCACACACCCCAGACGTGGAAGGCCATCCATGTGGCCGGCACCAACGGCAAAGGCTCCATATGCGCCTACATTTCGGCCATGCTCAACGCCAAAGGCATATCATGCGCCAGGTTCACCTCCCCTCACTTGGTCGACCGGTGGGACTGCATTGCCATCAATGGCAAGCCCGTGTCGGAATCCTTGTTTCTTGAAGTTGAGAGGCAGGTGAAGCAGAGGGATGTGAGCGAGAACATTGGCGCAAGCGAGTTTGAGCTCCTGACCGCGACTGCCTTTGAGATCTTCAACCGCCAAAAAGTCGAATACGGAGTTGTCGaagttggtcttggtggcagGCTAGATGCGACGAATACACTCAAACAGAAATCGGTTACCGTTATTTCCAAGATTGGTCTTGATCACCAGTCTTTCCTGGGAAACACCATTGAGGAGATTGCACTTCAGAAAGCAGGAATTATCCGCCAGGGCGTACCCTGTGTGGTGGATGGCAGCAACCAGCAGTCAGTTCTGCAGGTAATAGAACAGCATGCTAAGGAAACAGGGGCATCATTGCAGTTTCCCAACGCGACAGCTGTTGCGGAAGAGCTTGCGAAGTCAGGAGAGACCTTTGAGCCACACCAAATCCAGAACCTGGCAGCTGCTCATCTGGCCTTCCGTTTGGCTTGCCCAGAGCATGATGCCCCGTTAACAAGTCTTCTGCCCGCTATCAAGCAGCTCAAATGGCCTGGTCGCCTCCAAAAGATGAGTCTCGAAAACATTACCGGCCGGCAGCAAGACGTGCTCTTAGACGGCGCTCACAACACCCAGTCAGCTGAGGCACTGTCTGGCTACGTCCAAAGACACCTTCGTTCTTCAGGAAATCCAATAACCTGGGCGTTGGCCGCCACGCAAGGCAAGGATATGAACGGGATTCTCAGTCTGTTACTCCAACCTGGTGATCAAGTCGTTGCTGTCAGATTCGAACCTGTGGACGGAATGCCCTGGGTCAAAGCAGCCGATCCCAAGGAGCTCCTCGACTTGGCCACTCAACATGGTGTCGACCAGTCATCGGTCTACAGCGCCGGAGAGAACGTAAAAGACGCTTTAACCAAAGCATCCGAGATGGCAGGCGAAAGGCCAGTAGTAATAGCCGGGAGCCTCTACCTCGTGTCCAGTGTCTTGAGGCTCTTGCGTGAGAAGTCTCAAGATTCTAGTGAAAATGCCATCTGGTCTTGA
- the FOL3_2 gene encoding folylpolyglutamate synthase (EggNog:ENOG503NU4B; COG:H) yields MTTPNHLVIVCGHGIYLGGPQNGHDESEWLIEPYKKGETPTFMAHIKAGADVVNSDPRSVLVFSGAATRPETHLSEAKSYCNLALDNNYFPLTLVGSRVLLEERALDSYFNILFSLILYWRQHPSNHWPERITVVSHKFKRTRLVDGHCAAVGFPLDRVTFLGINPPSLKAEDQASNQLTLGQWEQDPHGASLDLLAKRQKRNIWGVSQALFLDKNEATKAGLEGQIRTLKDGSQTLLDYKGCIRPWAT; encoded by the exons ATGACAACCCCCAATCACCTCGTCATAGTCTGCGGCCACGGCATCTACCTCGGCGGTCCGCAAAATGGTCATGACGAATCAGAATGGCTCATTGAACCGTACAAAAAGGGGGAGACGCCCACTTTCATGGCGCATATCAAAGCCGGGGCGGATGTTGTGAATTCTGATCCGAGATCAGTGTTGGTGTTTTCTGG AGCCGCAACCCGCCCAGAAACGCACCTCTCCGAGGCAAAATCCTACTgcaacctcgccctcgacaACAACTACTTCCCCCTGACCCTCGTGGGATCCCGtgtgctgctggaggaaCGAGCCCTCGATTCCTATTTCAACATCTTGTTCTCTTTGATCCTCTATTGGCGGCAGCACCCGTCAAATCACTGGCCGGAACGCATCACCGTCGTCTCCCACAAGTTCAAGCGCACTCGTCTTGTCGACGGCCACTGCGCAGCTGTTGGATTCCCTCTAGACCGGGTAAccttcctcggcatcaacccccccagcctCAAAGCCGAAGACCAAGCCAGCAACCAACTCACCCTCGGTCAATGGGAACAAGACCCCCACGGTgccagccttgacctcctcgccaaaagGCAAAAGAGAAACATCTGGGGTGTCAGCCAAGCCCTGTTCCTTGATAAAAACGAAGCCACAAAGGCAGGACTGGAAGGACAAATCAGGACTTTAAAAGACGGCTCTCAAACATTGCTCGACTACAAAGGCTGCATCCGTCCCTGGGCTACGTGA
- a CDS encoding hypothetical protein (EggNog:ENOG503NYIJ): MSNNSGNQNTSGLPPCPFISVTTRPITGLQVDIYGLAELSPSVHHVSILWLHHQRTRNKESMRDIASRCIAAWNSFSHHQNTHSPHNTPQTERRGLIAIAYDQRNHGTRLVDDRVNGSWREGNENHAVDMFGGIRGMVVDQGLLIDVVEGCLWPRGEKRVDQHLGLGVSLGGHSVWELMFADRRVRAGVCVIGCPDFMNLMSDRARLSKLSTYSAQDDGASFLGSRDFPPSLIKACNQYDPKAILFGPHPVPDQPQQTRQELIRQTILYERLQGKKLLVCSGGVDKLVPPRCSEPFMNWLKSAAVNPPSPSFDKEQRFWVDDRIYPGVGHEFSSEMVKDAVQFIVGAVMGAGEDRYNPETREEHRSGREGFVPSPNI, translated from the exons ATGTCCAACAACTCCGGGAACCAGAACACGTCCGGCTTGCCGCCCTGCCCCTTCATCTCAGTCACCACCCGCCCCATCACCGGCCTTCAAGTCGACATCTACGGCCTGGCCGAGCTCTCTCCCTCTGTGCACCATGTCTCCATCCTCTGGCTTCACCACCAGCGCACAAGGAATAAGGAGTCGATGAGGGATATCGCCTCTCGTTGTATCGCTGCTTGGAACAGTTTTTCTCATCATCAGAATACGCATTCCCCCCATAATACACCCCAaacggagaggagggggttgatagCCATTGCGTATGACCAGAGGAATCAcgggacgaggttggtggaTGACAGGGTAaatgggagctggagggaggggaacgAGAATCATGCGGTGGATATGTTTGGTGGGATaagggggatggtggtggatcAGGGGTTATTGATTGACGTTGTGGAGGGGTGCTTGTggccgaggggggagaagagggtggatcAGCatctggggttgggggttagTTTGGGGGGGCATAGTGTTTGGGAGCTGATGTTTGCGGataggagggtgagggcgggGGTTTGTGTGATTGGGTGTCCGGATTTTATGA ACTTGATGAGCGATCGGGCGAGGTTGTCAAAGCTGAGTACGTACTCTGCTCAGGATGACGGGGCGAGTTTTCTGGGGAGTAGGGATTTCCCTCCGAGCTTGATCAAGGCATGCAATCAGTACGACCCCAAAGCTATCCTCTTCGGCCCGCATCCTGTCCCCGACCAGCCGCAGCAGACGAGGCAGGAGCTCATCCGGCAAACCATCCTTTATGAACGCCTCCAAGGAAAGAAGCTACTTGTCTGCTCAGGCGGAGTGGACAAGTTGGTACCACCCAGGTGTTCAGAACCCTTCATGAACTGGCTCAAATCCGCGGCAGTGAACCCTCCGTCCCCATCGTTCGATAAGGAACAGCGATTCTGGGTTGATGATAGGATTTACCCTGGGGTGGGCCACGAGTTCAGCAGCGAGATGGTCAAGGATGCGGTGCAGTTTATTGTcggggcggtgatgggagcgggagaggacAGGTACAACCCcgagacgagggaggagcaCAGGAGTGGCAGGGAAGGTTTTGTGCCTAGCCCAAATATTTGA
- a CDS encoding hypothetical protein (COG:A; EggNog:ENOG503P29Y), with the protein MSVVYEARNFMHESDYPPMDEHHHEHHEHHDAAAAAEVDRFAETHDAVVNELAHVASFAEQAAPFVDAKNFVDVTVSTEETPSLDLAPPAPAPTLAVKEDSPVATSPQRSKAIPKPHREETKNHEGKFICTYPSCGEETRTFSRKCEWNKHMDKHDRPYKCLAPGCEKLPGFTYSGGLLRHEREVHQKHGGPKNSFNCPHQNCKRATGKGFSRQENLNEHLRRVHTQNGGSPEGDADDAASDHVSTALVLGPAKRKRDDQNDETERLREEVKRLRQEKEELQKQVQMQNQQTADFLARIHQLEAERAVAAAVPMEASSLVAATSQLI; encoded by the exons ATGAGCGTGGTATATGAGGCCCGCAACTTCATGCATGAGAGCGACTATCCGCCCATGGATGAGCACCACCACGAGCATCACGAGCACcacgatgctgctgctgctgccgaaGTCGACCGCTTCGCTGAGACTCACGATGCTGTGGTGAACGAGCTCGCTCACGTCGCCAGTTTTGCTGAGCAAGCCGCTCCCTTTGTTGATGCCAAGAACTTCGTCGACGTGACGGTCTCGACTGAGGAGACCCCCAGCCTCGACCtggctcctccagctcctgccCCCACCCTGGCCGTAAAGGAAGACTCGCCTGTTGCGACCTCTCCTCAGCGAAGCAAGGCCATCCCAAAACCACATCGGGAGGAGACAAAGAACCACGAGGGCAAGTTCATCTGCACATATCCGTCATGTGGTGAGGAGACCAGAACCTTCAGCCGCAAATGCGAGTGGAA CAAGCACATGGACAAGCATGACCGGCCATATAAATGTCTGGCTCCAGGATGTGAGAAGCTGCCAGGCTTCACTTATTCGGGTGGTCTATTGCGCCATGAGCGCGAAGTCCACCAGAAGCATGGCGGCCCCAAGAACTCGTTCAACTGTCCACATCAAAACTGCAAGCGTGCCACCGGCAAAGGCTTCTCTCGTCAGGAAAATCTCAACGAGCACCTCCGGCGTGTGCATACGCAGAATGGAGGGTCGCCAGAAGGAGATGCAGATGATGCTGCCAGCGATCACGTCTCAACAGCGCTCGTTCTAGGTCCAGCCAAGCGCAAACGTGACGACCAGAACGATGAGACGGAACGTCTTCGGGAAGAGGTCAAGAGGCTGCggcaggagaaggaggagctgcagAAGCAGGTCCAGATGCAGAACCAGCAGACAGCCGACTTTCTGGCACGGATCCACCAACTCGAAGCCGAGCgggcggtggcggcagcGGTCCCGATGGAAGCGAGTTCCCTTGTTGCAGCCACGTCACAACTGATTTAG